A single Drechmeria coniospora strain ARSEF 6962 chromosome 03, whole genome shotgun sequence DNA region contains:
- a CDS encoding phosphatidylcholine-sterol O-acyltransferase-like protein: MNTDLSQPMQMSTPSQPRPLGSDQSPHALADNVDDDDSIFEDPDGALAALQPAMSYAASSLASSQTPTTERTAALETGGLLDAIAEVDGDGDGDGGGILEHGPSISFAAGTMETKLSGRPDPGQPLGSHDPNRIGKPSLGSPRKPGSNEATNEEDSRSAPSRSDLEESALGPTRQSRSRSAGQEVFKKLSKAFPSINLPTQFRPTSFLASFNGDHKHGENGSFRSAPAGAPFSASTIRHGIDSRTFPLRRTRTPPPTQARPPVLRRVTSDESILYHSLSRASSLGDDDRFHDVRAMVNIRFMAFKDSLPDVPNFKLPGLPRLQVASRMPSISLNGLFSNSTDDAVTSRHAMADRGMPGTVTSPTMPKNATSTALDRVLEELTGDIVVLGGYRGSILRSAEPPYQQLWAPVKLGFNMRKANLEVGLEDEDEESMEERIMPSGMLQHIGPIDISRKLFKRLRSCENARNGKLRVWDFGYDWRLSPAASSHRLQQFLATLPSNQAGAEPRSRGAIVIAHSLGGLITRHAVNRQPLLFAGVLYAGVPQRCVNILGPLRNGDAVLFNEKLLTAHVNFSIRTSFALLPDDGFCFVDRDTGEQYPVDFYKAEDWVKWRLSPCVAPVLPPHNRDRQPMSSPLSSLFPNSLLKGNRSERNGSTGESGSNQERDPNLSIAGDVRNVATEPRLNSADAQSGASPHPQPPHLPLTEMTPDRDRDRDRDRHMAYLRRTLAATKKFRSELGHSSAIESSNTYPPHAVLYGKSIPTVYAAQVRGWDGIPCADAYDDLLFRAGDGVVLAKEAMLPPGYSLVRAGRVSTERGHLTMLGDLPAVGQALESLVRGRKKGIGLGTGATGGRVGDRT, from the coding sequence ATGAATACAGACCTATCGCAACCAATGCAGATGAGCACTCCATCGCAACCGCGGCCGCTGGGATCGGACCAGTCACCCCATGCGCTTGCCgacaacgtcgacgacgatgactcGATTTTCGAAGATCCAGATGGCGCCCTCGCAGCACTTCAACCAGCAATGAGCTATGCCGCGAGCTCCCTTGCCTCGTCACAGACGCCTACGACGGAAAGGACCGCAGCATTGGAAACTGGCGGCTTGCTCGATGCCATTGCGGAAGTCgatggggatggggatggggatggagGAGGTATTCTCGAACATGGGCCGTCGATTTCATTTGCTGCCGGGACCATGGAAACCAAGTTGTCTGGACGTCCTGACCCGGGACAGCCTCTTGGCAGCCACGACCCCAACCGAATAGGAAAACCCTCCTTGGGTTCACCTCGGAAGCCCGGGTCGAATGAAGCCACGAATGAAGAGGATTCGCGCTCCGCTCCATCTCGCAGCGACTTGGAGGAGTCCGCCTTGGGGCCAACAAGGCAGAGTCGCTCGCGGTCCGCCGGTCAGGAAGTCTTCAAGAAATTGTCCAAGGCTTTCCCATCCATCAATCTACCGACACAGTTTCGGCCGACGTCATTCCTAGCCAGCTTCAACGGAGACCACAAGCACGGTGAAAATGGCAGCTTTAGATCGGCACCTGCTGGCGCCCCCTTTTCAGCTTCAACGATACGACACGGCATAGACTCTCGAACGTTCCCGTTGAGGCGAACGCGCACGCCTCCCCCTACGCAGGCCCGGCCTCCCGTCCTTCGTAGGGTCACATCGGACGAAAGCATCCTCTATCACAGCCTCTCTCGTGCTtcctccctcggcgacgatgatcgCTTCCACGACGTTCGGGCAATGGTCAACATTCGATTCATGGCATTCAAGGATAGCCTACCCGACGTACCCAACTTCAAACTACCGGGCCTCCCCAGGCTGCAAGTCGCCTCCCGGATGCCATCCATCTCCCTCAACGGCCTCTTCTCCAACTcgaccgacgatgccgtcaccTCGCGGCATGCCATGGCCGATAGGGGCATGCCCGGCACCGTTACCAGCCCTACGATGCCCAAAAAtgccacctcgacggcgctggACCGCGTTCTGGAGGAATTGACCGGAGACATCGTTGTTCTCGGCGGTTACCGGGGATCGATTCTGCGCTCGGCGGAGCCGCCGTACCAGCAGCTGTGGGCGCCAGTCAAGCTAGGCTTCAACATGCGCAAGGCGAACCTCGAGGTTGGCTtggaagacgaggacgaggagtcGATGGAGGAGAGGATCATGCCATCCGGCATGCTGCAGCACATCGGACCCATCGACATCTCCCGCAAGCTCTTCAAGCGCCTGCGGTCGTGCGAGAATGCGCGAAACGGCAAGCTGCGCGTCTGGGACTTTGGTTACGACTGGCGCCTGAGCCCAGCCGCGTCGTCGCACCGACTCCAACAGTTTCTCGCCACCCTGCCGTCGAACCAAGCCGGGGCAGAGCCGCGGTCCCGCGGCGCCATTGTCATCGCTCATAGCCTGGGCGGTCTCATCACGCGCCATGCGGTGAACCGTCAGCCGCTTCTGTTTGCCGGCGTCTTGTACGCCGGCGTTCCGCAACGCTGCGTCAACATTCTCGGGCCCCTGCGAAACGGGGATGCTGTCCTCTTCAACGAGAAGCTTCTCACTGCCCACGTGAACTTTTCCATCCGCACGTCCTTTGCCTTgctgcccgacgacggcttctgCTTCGTCGACAGGGACACCGGGGAGCAGTATCCCGTCGACTTCTACAAGGCTGAGGATTGGGTCAAGTGGCGACTGAGCCCCTGCGTGGCGCCAGTCCTGCCGCCGCACAATCGAGACAGGCAGCCGATGTCGTCGCCACTCTCCTCGCTATTCCCCAATTCTCTCCTCAAGGGGAATCGATCGGAGCGAAACGGTAGCACGGGTGAATCAGGTTCCAACCAGGAGAGGGATCCCAACCTGAGCATCGCCGGGGACGTGCGCAACGTTGCCACGGAACCTCGCTTGAACAGCGCAGACGCACAATCAGGCGCCAGTCCGCATCCGCAGCCCCCTCATCTTCCGTTGACCGAAATGACTCCGGACCGTGACCGGGACCGTGACCGTGACCGTCACATGGCCTACCTCCGCCGCACCCTGGCTGCGACGAAAAAGTTCCGGTCCGAACTGGGCCACTCGTCGGCTATCGAGTCTTCCAACACGTATCCTCCGCATGCGGTCTTGTATGGAAAGTCAATCCCGACCGTGTACGCGGCGCAGGTGCgtggatgggatgggatcCCGTGCGCCGACGCGTACGACGATCTCCTCTTCCGAGCCGGCGATGGTGTGGTTCTCGCCAAAGAAGCGATGCTTCCGCCGGGGTATTCCCTCGTCCGAGCAGGGCGGGTGAGCACGGAGCGTGGGCATCTCACCATGCTCGGAGACCTGCCGGCTGTGGGCCAGGCGCTGGAATCGCTGGTGAGAGGACGCAAGAAGGGCATAGGGTTGGGAACGGGGGCAACCGGTGGCCGTGTTGGCGATCGGACGTGA